The genome window ATTAGGTAAAGGTTAGGAaaatggttagggttagctaaaatgctaacaaTATCTAGCTACAACCAGGCCTGTCCtgagaacagtcttggtttccaCTAATGCAATTCTGAATCCATACTAGTCAAGTGCAGTAGATGTTAAGGCGAAGGCCACAGCTATAATCAGTGTGCACTTATAACAGGCCCAGGTCTGCCCTGCTCTGACGGTCTCCTAGTGCCTACTCTATGTCAATAATTCATGATAACTTATTACAGTAAATGATTGAAACAGTATAAGGCCTCTGTTACCAGTCATTCAGCAGAAACAACACATGTGTAGATGTGGCCCACTGAATGCAAAGATAATTATTTAGCTGTAAACACATTGTTAGATGTGTCTTCAGTTTGTGATTCAGGAACCCATAAATCTGCTGACCCAATTATTgaacaatctctccctctctccctccccctctctttatcttcctctctctctccatctttctcataGTGTACTTCTTCTATTGAGTAATCCCAGCGTGGCAGGACACAGACATGAGAGCGAAATAGGAGAGAAAATCGAAAACAAAATCGACACAAATCCAAACTCCAGTCCCGCCCCCTTTTCCTCCACACCAGGTCTTCCATCTAGCACTTAAACATGACGCTCCTGTGTAGATGTTGTTGCTCTCTTTTCTCTTTGTCCTCCTGCCCTTCCCGTCTCTTTGATCCATCTTTCTTCCTCTGTCTTGGCATgctgtctcactcactctctcctgcCTCTGCGTCTCATATATTATTGAAGTGTGcagtagggaaagagagagaaagcaggaagaagtgaaagagagagagaaagcatggagagagagagagagtgagtgcaaTGAGAGAGCGCAGCAGTTCTTTCTATCCGCCAAAGCTTGTTCGTGTTACCTTTTGGAGAGCGTACCACATTTGTAAATTGATACTGACATACAGTACCTAACAACCCCTCCTGATCCCCTACCTCATACCACTACCATTATTAATACTACTTACTAATACAAGGTCATGGTTAAGATTATGATCAttttgtcgtgtgtgtgtgtgtgtgtgtgtgtgtacttgtgatCCAAATCAGTGTAGCCAGTAGCTTTTTCCAGGTTTAGTTGATGTAGGCCTTGACTGGCATTCCTGCCTTTTCCTttacctccctctttctctcactcactgaCTGTGGTGTttaagacagagatagagagaggataaGAAAAGCCAGGAAGGATACTGGAAAAGGCAGAAACGACTTTTGGGACACTGACTTTTAGTATATCTTTATTCTtgtaccacagacagacagacggacagttaGCTAGATTAACattgacagacagaaacagacaatcTGTACCTACATAGAGTATTCTTTCAGGAGTGCAGACAAAAGTCTATACAGCATTAACTCTCGACACACCTAAAGGCAGGTCTGTGTAATAACACTGCATAGTACATTTTTGATTGATTAGTGAGCAGCTTTactgtgttgtggttgtgttcaGACACTCTTGTACGTTCTAGTAGAgagggtacagggttagggtgGAATGGTTCAATAGACTGTCCCCTATCTGGAGAGAGGACATAACCAAATAACCCTCCAAATAACCCACTCCCTGCACATCAAaccaacaaaaacacacacactggtacctACAGTAGACTTTAggctgttacatttacatttaagtcatttagcagacgctcttatccagagcgacttacaactaCAGTCGCCAATAGGCTGTTACCTACAGTAGCCTATAGGCCCAATGGAAGTAGTGTTTGTGTCTTACTTGACTTGCATGGCAGACGATGTCCATAGTTTTGCCTATTTGTGTGACCTATGTATCTGCCATTTCTGAAACTAACTGCCGattgtacatttattttgtttgGTTTAGTGGTTTTCAGGACCTgtgtataggctactgtatctaTGCGCTCAATTAATAACTCATGCGTATGCAATGCAATGAAGCTCAAGAGTTTGCAAAATTTTTGTTGCTCACATGCTTTCGAAATAACTAATACACAACCAGAGAACAATGGTTGCTACAGTAGTATTCTGAcgggaaaaaaactaaaaacgtAAATCGTAGTACCGTACAAGTAGTACCATAAAGCTTCATCTTTGCCAGACTATTGCtcctgaaaatgtgttttttagtAAGTTTATATTTTACCTTTGGTGTTGGATATTCCAGAAAATATAATTTTCCTCTCAATGGTTGATACAGAGGGACTGTTTGacacattgtaaaaaaaaatatgaaaaatagcTATGTGTAAATTGCATTTATGAATGAAAATAGTGGTGATTACTCAACAATGATCTAATAATATTGTGCAATAATATTATTAGGTAAGAAATGATACAACATGATAATACTGCGAGAGATACAACTGGATCATGAGAATTCTTTAAACGCATGCTTACCACTTGATGCTAATAAAGAAAATCATCAACATTAATGTGTTCATCATTGAAGTGAAAATTAACAGGTATAATACCACACCGTCTCTCCAGATTCAGAAAACAACACCAATGATACTATTAAAGAAAATATTTATTTGAAGAAAATGTACAACTGTTTATAGTACAACAGTAATTCACATTACAGCAACTCTTAAGACATTGGTTTGCAACAGCTTCAGATACTGTGCCTCTGCGACCCTGAAAGAATCCAGGTCTGTGAATTAGGTTGGAACTCTTtgcaagaaaaaaaagagaagaaaaatgtattatttgTCTGTTTGGACAGAAATTTGCTTCTCTAGGCTACTGTTGTCTTACTACAAACAATAGTTAAAAATACAAGGAGGTCCATAGGGAGCATGGGGAACTTACCTATTTCATCACTTGGTAGAAGAACAGAACGGTTATAACCAGAAAACCCAGGACCATCCAGTAGGAATCTGTAACAACAGGGAACAGTTTTGGACTAATATGAATGGACACCATTTTGTTTCTGCTCAGGTTCTCCCAATGACTCACAGTCAGCAGGCACCCAACAGGAGAAAACATTTAGCAAAAGAGCAGTATCTGAACCTGCCTGATAAGAACACTCATTATATTTTAGTTGTCAATTCACGCCTAATGAACGTGACCCATCACCAATGCTGATGTTCACCTAATTTCCTATTGTCCTCTCACGCCTGTGTCTGTAGCAGCCTACCTGGCTCAGGTGTCTCTACTGTCAGgctgagggagaggggtgtgtccaGGGCCGGGTGGGTCACTCTGCAGGTGACCGTGGTTCcaggggggaaggaggaggggtgcAGGGTGAGGTGGGAGGAGATGGACATGGTCCTGTCGCTGTGCTGCCGATGGCTGGAGAGAGACACCTGGTCTGATAGGACGCTAGGCTCTGAGTCTGTAGATGAGACGGAGAACCACTCCatctgagagagaagagagtctcAGTATAATGTCTGTTATATTTAGGATATCCATATTATAAGTGCTGTATGATGACCTACCAATTATCTTCTGATTTCATTAGACGTCTGAtcactgtgtgcttgtgtgctaaTCACTTTGAAACAGTGGTATCTGTGCATATGAATGACTGGATATTTCACTGGTCGATCGCACCAGACACACACCTGGACATCCAGAGGGTAGTAGTTCTTGCAGTGGCAGCTCAGTTTCTGGGGCAACTCATCCCGAAATACCAGCTTCTCCTCAGAGAGAGAAACATGAGGAGGTTCTGAAGACAGAGAGACTTCGTATTTAGATGTGAATAGTGTGCACACTATGTCACACATGACATAGACACCTAATGTAATAAACACATGTTCATATGTGTAGAGAAATAatgtacatttgagtcatttagcagaccctcttatccagagcaatttacaggagcaattagggttaagtgccttgctcaagggcacagacagatttttcacattTTTGTCTCGGgcattcaaaccagcaaccttttggttactgtaccAACGCTctaaaccattaggctacctgctgcctatGTAAAGTAGAGgttggccgattaattagggccgatttcaagttttcataacaattggtaatcgtcatttttggacgccgattatgttgcaatccacgaggagactgcgtggcaggctgaccacctgttaccgagggcagcaaggagccaaggtaagttccTAGCTAGCGtcaaacttatcttataaaaaacaatcaatcttaacataatcactagttaactacacatggttgatgatattactagtttaactagcttgttctgcattgcatataatcaatgcggtgcctgttaatttatcattgaatcacagcctacttcaacttcgccaaacgggtgatgatttaacaaaagcacattcacaaaaaaagcacaatcatAGCACCAATGTCACAAGTtataaccataaacatcaatgcctttcttaaaatcaatacacaagtatatatttttaaacctgcatatttagttaaataaattcatgttagcaggcaatattaactagggaaattgtgtcacttatcTTGTGTTCAgtgtaagcagagtcagggtatacgtagcagtttgggccacctgggtcattgcgaactgtgtgaactatttcttcctaacaaagaccggaattaatttgccagaattttacataattatgacataacattgaaggttgtgcaatgtaacagcaatatttagacttagggttgctaCCCGTTctataaaatacggaacggttccgtatttcactgaaagaataaacattttgttttcgaaatgatagtttccggatttgaccatattaatgacctaaggctcgtatttctgtgtgttattatattataattaagtctatgatttgatatttgatagagcagtctgcctgagcggtggtaggcagcagcagcctcgtaagcattcattcaaacagcactttcctgcgtttgccagcagctctttgcaatgcttgaagcacagtgctgtttatgacttcaagcctatcaactcccgagattaggctggcaatactaaagtgcctataagaacatccaatagtcaaaggtatatgaaatacaaatggtatagagagaaatagtccttaAAATTCCTagaataactacaacctaaaacttcttaactgggaatattgggAATATTAAAagaaaccaccagctttcatatgttctcatgttctgaacaAGGAacataaacgttagcttttttacatggcacatattgcacttttactttcttctccaacactgtgtttttgcattatttaaaccaaattgaacatgtttcattatttatttgagactaaatagattttatttatgtattatattaagttaaaataaaagtgttcattcagtattgttattattacaaatatatatataaaaatctgcagatttaatcggtatcagctttttttggtcctccaataatcagtatcggtttcggcgttgaaaaatcataatcggtttaCCTGTAATGTAAAGAGACAATCAATCACAAGTGTTCTTAGAGGGACTCACGTGTGACGTGTAGCTGTATGACCTGCTGGGCCTGGTACAGTCCAGTGCTGACGGTGCAGATGTAGGTCCCCTCGTCAGATACCTTCAGTCTGGCCAGAGTCAGAGACGCATTACCCTGCCCCACCAGCAGGGCGGCATCCACGCTCGAACCCTCCCTCTCCACGTGTACTGGAGGAGCAAAAAACAATGCGAAACAGAGTATGATGAggtgtgtcaggttttggccaagactgttcgggttttggtcactagatgtccccattgcaccttttttgtacctttttgtttttcttgctctaattattgtttgcacctgtaagtcattcccttgttagtatttaaaccctgtgtgttcctcagttccttgctcagtgtttgtaagttagcacccagccccagcccaagccttgttttatacagatatttctcttgttggattttccagaggttctctggtttagttcttgtgtattatttgagtagtcttttgaggtttgtttttccctgctgttttttaccactttgtggagtttcttttgtattttggaggatttccattttgtgcctcttggctttatttttggacattgtggatttagtttctttgcctgaagattgtgttctttaattaaaccaccatctctagtactgctgtgtctgcctcatcttctgggttctgacgattattagtgactgtttcttgcaccgggtcctgacagaggTGAAAATGAGGTCCAATTCTCATAGTAATCATTCAGTAAACCTCTGGGTTCCTAGCTATGACAGCAGTAAGATGTGTATTTTCCATCTCTGGGTGGATAATAAAGTTGGAATGTTGACCATGGAGGTCCTAATGCACTTTATGTTGTGATGGTAAGTAGACCTAACTCATCCAACACTTATAGCACCATCATAACTACTTAAATAATGCCTTTATTCTCTCACCTGCTGGCCCCTCCTCTGCCTCCATCTGCCCCGCCCTAATCTCCAGCACTTTCCTCCCACTTCCTCTGTGCTGCAGCCGCCACTCAAGCCCCAGCTCCCGCCCTGGGGGTGGGGCCTGCTGCCTGAAGCCACAGTCCAGGAGGGCCACACCCCCTAGAGGAGTGGAGTGGGACTCCGAGCGAGAGAACACCAGGAACACCACTGGGGAagacaagggagagagaaagaagggtttATGGTGAAAGAAGCAAATGAAAAGTAGAGAAAGTGCAAAATACTAGAGAAAAAAAGAGGGGTGATAAGAGAAGATGCGGGTGAGAGAATATACATCATTACAATATGGCACGTCTACTCTACAACAGGCGTACTACCATAAGCATTATAATAACCTCCTTGTCTCACCCTCAGTCAGCAAAGTTCCTGATTGGCTGAGGGGGAGTTCCAGTTTGCTCTGCATGAGAGCTGGACGATCTGATTGGTCCAGTGGCAGTGTCTGCAGGATAAATGTGAGGCTGAGCCCACCCCCCTCTATCTGCAAGGAGCCAATGAAATAGGCTGGTTCTGTGGAGCCCTCCTTGGCATTACGAGGGAAGTAGCGGCTGATCTCACATGTCACTTCCTGTTCGTTACAGTCAGCGTGGAGCAGCAGGTCTGCCTCTGGGATCTCAGGAGACTCAACTGTcagaaagcagagaggggtggagggagagtgcAGGAGAGGGatggtgtgagggagagagaatgggtaGATAATTCCATCAGGTAACTCTGCTGTACAAAAGAGAACCTGATAATGAACCAACCTTTAGCCTCCAAGATGATGTTATCAGGATCGGGGACAGCAGGAGGGTTGAAGGGGGTCAGAGTATCAGGTGAAAGATCAGGGGTCACGGCCAGGTTTCTGAGGACAAGCGTTGCTGGGGTGCGGCTGAAGAGAGCCCCACCTCCCATTTCCCCCATCCCACTACCCTCCTCCACCAGAGAACAGGACAGCACCACGTCTGCTCCTCCCTGgcctaagagagagggagagaatgggagGGGGAGCATGAGGAGTGAGAGACGGGACAGGatcgagagagagggacgggaagAGGTCATAAGGAGCAGGAATGTGAGCATAGGTGACTAATGTCCATAATATACAGTCATTTCATGTTTAGAAAATGTCAGGAGTGGAGAAAAACAATTCTTACCAGAAACGCTTGTAATCAAATATCCAAAAAGCAGCATTTCAAGCATCTTTCCAGTAGTTTTTTATTCAACAGTAATTACTGACCTTTCATAAATATACAGAATAGACCCCTAATTTCACAATTTAATTAATGACCACGCTCGAAACCAAAGTCGAAGATATTAGAATACAATTTAGAGACAGTTAAAATGTTAGGCTGTTATACAGTGAAGTTACTTTCACTTTTGTTTGGAggtaaatcaaataaataaagtaaaaaatggTTAATTAAATGTTCACGTAGAACGTCATTAGTTTGACATAATAAGAATGATCAGACCTATTGATTTATCAAACACCGATGAATAGATGCCATGTTTCCAGCGTGTGTTTTTCCTATTGCGTTCTAAGTTGTTTTCAGCGTTCGAAGCAGGTGCGTCATTGCAGAATTTAGAGAAGCTTTGCTGAATGAAAGTGAAAGAGAGTTGTCTATTTTTCAGCATATCCTCCAATCACACAGCAATAACCTCATCCCTCATTGGTGGCTAAGATAAAATGTGTGTCCATAACAGAGCATGTGAGCGTAGTTCGCCAAGCCAATAGATGGCGCTGCTGTTATTTGTATCtgagtgttatactatatagTACGAGTGAGCCAAGTTAGGCATTACTTACTATGCACTGAATGGAGCTGTATGCATGCTACACAATGATGTTGAAGTAAATACATTCTAATCAACATTACCTTGCTCTTGTATAGaacaaacaaaatacaaaacacgGCGCACATGTCCTTTCCAACTATCTGCTAAAAACCGCAACGTGCTcacagggggaaaaaaactgCTCCTCCAAATTCGCTCCAgtcattaaaatacaatttttaaccaacacccatcgatttattttgtgactacctggacctaccatttgggTTTGAAGTATTGAAATCAAACTATATGTATTTGAACGAAAATtatttgaataaacatgaaaaggtgatTGCAAGAAGTACACGTCATTTCAAATAGGCTCCATGTcagattaaacagcatataaacactctaaacaggtcaggagccagacagagAATTTAAGAAGGAACGaaaatgaattatttaggctatgttattttaaatatttgtacagagggttctacatggaacccaaaagcatTCTACCTAGAACCAGAAAGGAATTTTACCTataaccaaaaatggttctcctatggggacagccaaagaaccctttgggAACTCCTTTGGGAACTCTTTTTTCTAAATGTGTGTGGgtaactatgggccctggtcaaaagtagtgcactacatagggaatagggtgccattttagacatAGGCACTCTTTGCATAAGTTAATTAAGCCAATTTACTCCATACACACACCAGACCTCAGTTCAAATGGAAtttgaaatcatttaaaatactttagctgggcttgattgagcttccctggtgcaatggaaccaatgaaatagtcccaaaagtgcacatCCCGCTTTATACACTAAAGGCTGGCTCAAGCATACGCACAAAGTATTTAAAATATTTAAACtactatttgaacccaagtctgACACACAGTCTCCTAGCATCAGTCAGTGTGTTAAGTAGGCTACATTAGCTCCAAGGAGCGATGAGACATGATGGTTGCTGTAGACAGATGGCCAGAATTAAGGAGGTTACACATAATTTACGACagacagccatctctctctctctctctctctctctctctctctctctctctctctctctctctctctctctctctctctctctctctctctctctctctctctctctctctctctctctctctctctctctctctctctctctctctctctctctctctctctctctctctctctctccgtgcaaATAGGCGGTGATTTttgtaggtatttttcttaaaactgcattgttggttaataagggcttgtaagtagcatttcactgttgtattcggcgcatgtgacaaataaaattgtattatttgacttagaattaaatacaaattaaattaaAAATGACTTATTAGTGCCTTTGAGTTCATTTTTAGAAACACGAGTTTGGCCAGTCTGTGGCTTCTGTCTCAtgcgatggtgcctggagagcaggccagcagcagagaatatcctctccatacttgcagagccactggggatgctaaacacccttttggccACTCTTGCCAGACTGGGCAGAGATGCGGAGTTGTTTAAAATGTTTTctataggtaggcctaaaggtttttaggcaaaatatgccaggcctattgggCAAAAATCAATTATGGCCTATTGTATTGATAAAATAACAAAAATTTACGAAAACGTTTAAGATATCCGattttttgtttataaatactttgatacaatgacacacttagttATCTACCCACCTTGTTCCTGTCTTTTAGCATGCACAcgtagtaagtacaccatcatgcttttgggatatgtgtcttttcagattccacaatgattctttagttgtggacattagatcaccacactccctctcttctttgttgtggacatgacatctccacactccctctcgtctttgttgtggacatgacatccccacactccctctcttctttgttgtggacatgacatctccacactccctcacgtctttgttgtggacatgacatcaccacactccctctcttctttgttgtggacatgacatcaccacactccctctcttctttgttgtggacatgacatctccacactccctctcgtctttgttgtggacatgacatcaccacactccatctcttctttgttgtggacatgacatcaccacactccctctcttctttgttgtggacattacatctccacactccctctcttctttgttgtggacatgacatcaccacactccctctcttctttgttgtggacatgacatcaccacactccctctcttctttgttgtggacattacatcaccacactccctctcttctttgttgtggacatgacatctccacactccctctcttctttgttgtggacatgacatcaccacactccctctcttctttgttgtggacatgacatctccacactccctctcttctttgttgtggacatgacatctccacactccctctcttctttgttgtggacatgacatctccacactccctctcttcttagttgtggacattacatcaccacactccctctcttctttgttgtggacatgacatctcc of Salvelinus alpinus chromosome 4, SLU_Salpinus.1, whole genome shotgun sequence contains these proteins:
- the tapbpl gene encoding tapasin-related protein translates to MLEMLLFGYLITSVSGQGGADVVLSCSLVEEGSGMGEMGGGALFSRTPATLVLRNLAVTPDLSPDTLTPFNPPAVPDPDNIILEAKVESPEIPEADLLLHADCNEQEVTCEISRYFPRNAKEGSTEPAYFIGSLQIEGGGLSLTFILQTLPLDQSDRPALMQSKLELPLSQSGTLLTEVVFLVFSRSESHSTPLGGVALLDCGFRQQAPPPGRELGLEWRLQHRGSGRKVLEIRAGQMEAEEGPAVHVEREGSSVDAALLVGQGNASLTLARLKVSDEGTYICTVSTGLYQAQQVIQLHVTQPPHVSLSEEKLVFRDELPQKLSCHCKNYYPLDVQMEWFSVSSTDSEPSVLSDQVSLSSHRQHSDRTMSISSHLTLHPSSFPPGTTVTCRVTHPALDTPLSLSLTVETPEPDSYWMVLGFLVITVLFFYQVMK